TAGagacaaaatttttaaagctttatatatgcattttatttatttttccaacagcTTCATATAGTAAATAATTATATTCAAATTCAGAGTCAAACTTAAGTCTGAGTCCATAGCCTATGCTTCACTCTACATTTTCGGGCTCACAAAATAGCCTTTCTCAATAATTATTCACTTTTCACCTTCAGAAATTGATTGAAAATAGTATCAACACCTTTATCTTGCATCTACTAAGTATTTTTTGCAAACTTAAAGGTGGAACTCATTCCGTTTCAATAAGATAAaatgagatgagaaaaaaatggatgggAATCTccaataaatttgaattttaaaaaatatattgctcTAAATTTATCATggtaaaacatacttttaatttCTGTAAGGCAACTTTGaacaattaaacataaaataaaatgaatcttgtcacaaaaagttaaaatgctCACATTATAGGCTCTCTGCCTTAAAGAGAAACACATTATTCACATTATCTTGTGTGAATAATGAGACCAAAAACTGAGGTACAATACAGCGCTGAAAAAAATATGACAGTGAATTATCAAGCTTATTTTCCTCCTagcaaaatagagaaaaagtcaTAAGGAAAATAAACTGAGACTGTCAAATTCAAACCTAGGCAcatgttaatttaaaaactagGTTCCCCATTTCTTTCTTATGAACACCAACAGGATGACTTTCAAAAACTTAAACTCATGAGCTAAGTAGCATCTTTCTAGTTGTAACCAGCAACAACCACATTTATTAGGCTTGCGATAAACAGGTTTTTCCTGAAAGGTGTTGGAACAATGTGCTGATCATATTCCATGGCTTCTctgaagatagaaaaagaaaaagaaaaaaactctacCCTGGAATTAGTTTTAATTTCATCAGAAAAGCTATCTAACCTAGTTAAAAAGCCTTCTACAAAGAGGAAGACTTTTCCAATATGTCAGTTCTGCTAGATCTAGAACCATCCGACTCAtaatttacagttaaaaaactGGTTTCTCCCCTTCTAAGTCAAAGAAAATGTTTCCTATGCAAAGATCCCTCTTGGAACGATACTGtattaagaaacaagaaaatgtaatgaggttgcctattagacaattttaATAATCCACCATGACTTTCAGAACTGAAGCACCGCAGCAGTGTTCTGTTTGCAAATATAACATGCAGTATATAATTTTGAGGATCCAGACACTTGTTTCCCTATCAAACAAGTTTTAGGATAGTCTTTGTGACATACAGATGTTGTCTTTTTCCTTCCTACCTGACTCTTAGCTAATGAAAGCAGCAACATAATTGAGCTGTAGTTAAGAGGGTGTCAGCACATACACTAAGTAATTCTCCTTTACTTTCCTGTAAAGACAGAAGATCCAGGCACCCCTCCAAAGAAATGCTATACTCAAATATAATTATTGGCAGGTACCCCAATATATTATCTGCTTTGGATGTCAGCATTCTAAGATATGTTTGGTAAGAcaggatttattttttccttactgTAAGGGTCAaatcatgcctgtagtcacatgAATATGGACCTTCATTTTGAAATTGGGACAATAAAACCAAATGTCACAGGGCTGAGGAATCCTACATAGGAAGTGAAATAACATATTTGAAAGcacctagcccagtgcctggtatataacgtgctcaaaatttaaaacaaatcattGACCAAAATATTATCTAAGTTTAACATTTAAAGTTGATAAACGAGTATACTCAATTATTTTCCCCTTTCAATACTCTATCTACAATCAGCCTTTGATCATCATGTATCACTAAAATTTTTCCTCTCATCTTACATGCGTCTGGGAGGCACTCTCCCTTCCGGCCCCACCTGCACCCACTATCCCCCTGCCATATTATCATTATGTGAAGAGGCACTGTAGTATAATGATTAAGAGCCAAATCTTGTCTGTGActaaatgtaataataatttctgcttcataggattgttgagtgaattaaatgaatcaatacatgtaaaacatttagaacaCAGGAGgcatgttagttttttttttttttttgagtcggagtctcactctgtcccccaggttagggtgcagtggcatgatctcagctcactgcaacctccgcctcctgggatcaaacaattctcctgcctcagcctccggagtagctgggattacaggcacccaccaccacgcccagctaatttttgtatttttcgtagagacagggtttcaccatgttggccaagctggtcttgaactcttgacctcaagtgatccgcccacctcagcctcccaaagtgctgggattacaggcgtgagctaccacacccggccgcatgttagctattattatatgCATATTACTTTATCTGTGTCTAAAAACAGGATTtcagtcaggcacggtggctcacacctgcaatctcagcactgcgagtggattgcttgagcccaggagtttgaaaccagcctggacaacatggtgaaacactgtctctacaaaaaaatacaaaaattagctgggcatagtagcgtgtgcctgtagtcccagctactggggaagctgaggcgggaggatctcttgagcccagggaggttaaggatgcagtgagctgtgattataccactgcactccagcctgagtgacaaagcgagatcctgtctcaaaacaaacaaacaaaatcaggaTTTGAGTGATGCCCTCTGAATTCATGTAATGAAGCTTTAAGCTAAGCAAAAATAACTTAGAAACACcttttaatatacaaaaatcctcCAAATAAAATGTCTTCCCCTATCAGTTATTGGGGGGGAGGATTATGAATTTAAAAggttattaattttaattcattatatGTACCCAAACCTGcagtaaacaaatgtaaaaatcattctggttcgtttcaaattaaaataaacattgccTAGTATCAGTTACACTTCAGgtaaattatttcctttcaatACAACAATAACGTGCTGGCCTTTGATTGAATACCATTATTATAATGTACCCATGTAAGCACTATCCTTAATGTCTGTGGTAAGTTTCAAGATCTCTCTATCACACCTAAggaattctttttattcttttttttcccctatgaGAAATATTGCAGAAGAAAGGAATTCTTTTTAATAGTAATTAAATTGAAGTGCTAATATCTATAAAATTTCTTTCCTAAAATTAATAGTGTTtaagttataaattattttttttgagactggggtctcactgtgttgcccaggttggtcccaaactcctgggctcatgcaatcctcctgcctcagcctcccaagtagctgggattacagacacgtgcctgCAGGTTATAAATTTAACCAAGTTACTTATACCAACTTAAAATGAtactttttctcaaaaataacTAATTCACaagaattattgttttttaaaaagcaaaaagaactgTATCCATTTAAGTAAGAATCACAGTGGTCAGTTTACTTCTTTAGACTTTTTCAAAACCCAATTAGGAGTTTCTTGTCatagagatttttttcaaataatttattctctTGTGACTTTCAAATCACCCCACTGCTAGCTCTCTCTCCTCATATATGTGTGcgtgcgctctctctctctcacacacacatacacacacacagagctacaAATGGTGGGGATGGGGAGCAGAATTAACAGTTTACTTTTGAATCTTACCATATTTGAAAGTCAGGTACACTGACCCATCCTTTTCCCATCATCAATATAAAAGACAGCAGTTCTAAGGGAAGAGTTGGTTTCTAACAATATATTTTAGTATCAATCTTAGTCTAACTATTATTTCATAAATCAACTTAATCTCCAAAGAAACTGTTCAAAAAGATTTCACACATAACACACACTCTATTAGcccaataggaaaaaaatattaatgtgcatatatgtatattttattcattgtctgaacttttcatttttcctaaaGCAATCTTAACAAAAGTCAGTAAGCTGAGAACGGGAACCAAACCGTGAGGCCACATAAATTCACTGTGTCAGCATATAgcagcaaaataagaaaaaaaggtgtATTTAGTTCTGAGCCAAATCTTAATCCAGTTAAAATGTACTGAATGTtaacttacatttttttaaattagcaataTAAGAATAATTCATAAAACTTATCTTtgcattaaattttctttaaatttatgttcaaaggAATATCAaaggcaactttttaaaaatagacttcatGGGATTGTCAATGTCTTAAACAGCCGTTTTACTTGACCACTAAAGCACAGTAATTGGTCTTTGGTTTTAACAACCGAAACCCTTTAAAGCAAATGCCAACAGCTTTTtgataggccaaaaaaaaaaaaaaaaaaaatcatttttagaagTTGAAAACTAAATATACCCACATATTTTAAGATGCACTGCACCTGAATCCTTAGGGAAAGAATGACATAGGGTTCTCTTAGCAAACTTCCCCTCCCTTTCAGTCAATtactaattaaaacaaataattctGCTGGGGCTAATATCGTATTTGGGAACAGTGCAATGATTCTAAAATCTGTTTTAGCCTTTGCAGAAATATTTCTAAAGTAACCCTCTAGCTGTAgcacatgtgtatgtgcacacatgtatgtatacatattttcaatccttgggtttttttgtttaactTAGAATTTGTACTCTTGACCAGCTGTGTACCCTTGGCTAAGttattatatatttctcacattcaatttctgcatctgtaaaatggggataataacagaacTCACCTTGTGAGGTTGTTGGGAAAACTAGATTGAATGCTAGATTCTTACCCCTTATAAATTTCCTAAACACATATAATCATACCCTCAAAGTATACACATTTAGTGGAGCATCTGACGTTCAACCACCTATGAAATTCCCTTTATCTAGTTCATATCAACCTAACCTGCTGCTCATTAATTCAAACACATCAATGACTCTTGCCAGAATAAAGATATTCTGGTAGCAAGAAAGACAAATGATCTTTGCCTGGATCTATTTTTAGGAATGGTTTAATTATCTACACCTCCAATGTTAACAttggaaaataaacaaatgggtgaAAGGCATAAAGAGTCACTCTGAGATGAACAGTTTCACAGTGTTCAAAAATAAATGGGGATGAAGAAAACATTTAGATCATTTCTCTCACTAGATACTCCTTACTGATGAAAGGTAGGCCAAAATTTGCAGAGGTTTAAGAGGAATTGCCAAATCCATCAATTCAGGCTGTTCAGGCCTACAAGGTTCAGAGAGTTTCCAGGTTTAAAATGTAACCAACCACTGAGAAAACTGTAATTCAATAGCTGGTTTTCAGTGAATCACTACCTTATAGTGTCAAAAGAAATTTGTTTAGTTATATAGTTACTTCAGAAAACATTCATTAGTTTCTgcaatgaaatatatttatatctatatattatttattctcaTCTAAATAAGTAGGGAAAAAACTGACCCTGATTCTCACGTCAGGCAAGAAAGGTATTATAGTTAATAATTACTACATCACCAGCTACCAGGTATTCATAATTATCTATGACAAGATTAAGGCTACAATTTAGAAAACTGCCAAAGAAACAGCTGAATATTTTGTTCCAATTACACTCCTGCTAAAATAAAGTCTGGTTATTGATTCATTTTCTATCTAAGAAAAGCTCTGATGTGAATACGGGCTCTTCAAACTCTAGTTACATAGATATTACACCATGCTATTTCCTTATTCATCCTAATCTATTAGTGGAACATAATCTTACCGGAAAAGGAAAAATGTTGTCAGCCCTGTTCAAGCTATCTTCCATCCAGGATTTAGGTGCAAAGGCAGAGCTGGGGCGAGCATACTTCTGGAGCTGAATATGATTGCttgcaaaatttttcttcaaagGCGAGATGGAGTTCAGGGGCGTTATTCCACCATTCAGCCCTCTGCGGTGATCTCGGCCTTGGGAACCTCCCCAGCCACCATATCCACCACCGCCCGGGCTCCAGGAAGAGGAGGGTGTTGGTGACGGACTCTGGTAGCTGCTCCACGGAGAGGGCGGTTTGTTAAGATTATTCGCCAAATGAGGCAGCTGGTTAAAAGCAGCATTTCTATGTGTgaagggtgggggatggggacTGGCAGGAGACCTCCTTTGCTGCTGATGCTGGCTGTGATGATGCTGGAAATGAGGGTGATGTGGGTGGTGCTGTGAGAGAGGCCCGATCTGAGGAGAGAAGCTGCCTCCAAAGCCAGGGCTGACATGATGGGGAAAATTTTGAAACAACAGAGCACCGTTATTAGCCGAAGCAGCAGGGACCCCTCCCTGGTGAAAGAAACTTGCATCTTCATTGATTATTGTAGAGGAGGAAGGCGCTATCGCTGCTGACCAGTTACTGAAACCAGTAAGAGACGATGCACTAGATGTCAAGGGTTGGGTTGAAGTACCTAGCCCAGTGGCTTCTTGATAATCAAACCCTGTCAACACTGGAGATTCGATTCTTATTTTCTCCTTCCCATTGCCATTTTCCGAAGAGTTGTCCCCttgattttcttctgattttgccTTCTCTGTTTCAGGCAGTATTCCAGCTTCCTGACCTGGACTTGGGGAAAGCTGCTGCTTTTCTAAGGGGTCTTGCTGTTCCTGTTGctgactttttgctttttctgaccCCAAGATCTCATCCTGAATGTTATGGGTAGCTGGAGCAGGAAAAAGCCAAGCTGACCCAGCACTGCTGCCATTGGCAGCTgtgttattatttataaaagcagcagggctgggggtggCATTTTGGTGATGGTGTGGAGGCTGCAGATGTGGATGGAATCTGACTGGAAAAGCAGATTTATTCCCAGTATTGCTTTGCACTAGCACTCCAAACCCGTAATCccccatttattatttttaggagCAGAAtctcacaataaaaaatgacaacctGATGTCTCACGCCTTTTTTTCCTCTACCCCAAATTTaagttgtttgcttgcttgcttgaaaTGTCTTATTTATAGCTAGCTCAAAGATCGCAGCTTATCACCTTAAATTGTTCTGATTTGGAATTCTggtctctgaaagaaaaaaacaactcttaaaaaaatctcttaaaacaTTGACATGGATCCAATTGGGCTTATTTTTAGGAGGGAATAAAAATGAAGAGGGTAAAAATCAAGTCTTTGGTTAGTAAAATAGGCGCTTtctttttccaaaggaaaatgtACATGAATGACAAAAACAGAGCTTCTCAAGCATCTATGGATGTAGAAGAATAAGCCTTGCGCggaataaaaatatagatatatataatttaacaatCACATATGGTTTTCCTCAGCAGTTTAGATTcactcacataaaaattagaatagGGCTAAGAGGGGAATACGTTCTTTTCT
The Symphalangus syndactylus isolate Jambi chromosome 7, NHGRI_mSymSyn1-v2.1_pri, whole genome shotgun sequence genome window above contains:
- the CPEB4 gene encoding cytoplasmic polyadenylation element-binding protein 4 isoform X2 codes for the protein MGDYGFGVLVQSNTGNKSAFPVRFHPHLQPPHHHQNATPSPAAFINNNTAANGSSAGSAWLFPAPATHNIQDEILGSEKAKSQQQEQQDPLEKQQLSPSPGQEAGILPETEKAKSEENQGDNSSENGNGKEKIRIESPVLTGFDYQEATGLGTSTQPLTSSASSLTGFSNWSAAIAPSSSTIINEDASFFHQGGVPAASANNGALLFQNFPHHVSPGFGGSFSPQIGPLSQHHPHHPHFQHHHSQHQQQRRSPASPHPPPFTHRNAAFNQLPHLANNLNKPPSPWSSYQSPSPTPSSSWSPGGGGYGGWGGSQGRDHRRGLNGGITPLNSISPLKKNFASNHIQLQKYARPSSAFAPKSWMEDSLNRADNIFPFPDRPRTFDMHSLESSLIDIMRAENDTIKGRLNYSYPGSDSSLLINGQSSLFPMEDGFLDDGRGDQPLHSGLGSPHCFSHQNGERVERYSRKVFVGGLPPDIDEDEITASFRRFGPLIVDWPHKAESKSYFPPKGYAFLLFQDESSVQALIDACIEEDGKLYLCVSSPTIKDKPVQIRPWNLSDSDFVMDGSQPLDPRKTIFVGGVPRPLRAVELAMIMDRLYGGVCYAGIDTDPELKYPKGAGRVAFSNQQSYIAAISARFVQLQHGEIDKRVEVKPYVLDDQLCDECQGARCGGKFAPFFCANVTCLQYYCEYCWAAIHSRAGREFHKPLVKEGGDRPRHISFRWN
- the CPEB4 gene encoding cytoplasmic polyadenylation element-binding protein 4 isoform X3, translating into MGDYGFGVLVQSNTGNKSAFPVRFHPHLQPPHHHQNATPSPAAFINNNTAANGSSAGSAWLFPAPATHNIQDEILGSEKAKSQQQEQQDPLEKQQLSPSPGQEAGILPETEKAKSEENQGDNSSENGNGKEKIRIESPVLTGFDYQEATGLGTSTQPLTSSASSLTGFSNWSAAIAPSSSTIINEDASFFHQGGVPAASANNGALLFQNFPHHVSPGFGGSFSPQIGPLSQHHPHHPHFQHHHSQHQQQRRSPASPHPPPFTHRNAAFNQLPHLANNLNKPPSPWSSYQSPSPTPSSSWSPGGGGYGGWGGSQGRDHRRGLNGGITPLNSISPLKKNFASNHIQLQKYARPSSAFAPKSWMEDSLNRADNIFPFPDRPRTFDMHSLESSLIDIMRAENDTIKARTYGRRRGQSSLFPMEDGFLDDGRGDQPLHSGLGSPHCFSHQNGERVERYSRKVFVGGLPPDIDEDEITASFRRFGPLIVDWPHKAESKSYFPPKGYAFLLFQDESSVQALIDACIEEDGKLYLCVSSPTIKDKPVQIRPWNLSDSDFVMDGSQPLDPRKTIFVGGVPRPLRAVELAMIMDRLYGGVCYAGIDTDPELKYPKGAGRVAFSNQQSYIAAISARFVQLQHGEIDKRVEVKPYVLDDQLCDECQGARCGGKFAPFFCANVTCLQYYCEYCWAAIHSRAGREFHKPLVKEGGDRPRHISFRWN
- the CPEB4 gene encoding cytoplasmic polyadenylation element-binding protein 4 isoform X1; translated protein: MGDYGFGVLVQSNTGNKSAFPVRFHPHLQPPHHHQNATPSPAAFINNNTAANGSSAGSAWLFPAPATHNIQDEILGSEKAKSQQQEQQDPLEKQQLSPSPGQEAGILPETEKAKSEENQGDNSSENGNGKEKIRIESPVLTGFDYQEATGLGTSTQPLTSSASSLTGFSNWSAAIAPSSSTIINEDASFFHQGGVPAASANNGALLFQNFPHHVSPGFGGSFSPQIGPLSQHHPHHPHFQHHHSQHQQQRRSPASPHPPPFTHRNAAFNQLPHLANNLNKPPSPWSSYQSPSPTPSSSWSPGGGGYGGWGGSQGRDHRRGLNGGITPLNSISPLKKNFASNHIQLQKYARPSSAFAPKSWMEDSLNRADNIFPFPDRPRTFDMHSLESSLIDIMRAENDTIKGRLNYSYPGSDSSLLINARTYGRRRGQSSLFPMEDGFLDDGRGDQPLHSGLGSPHCFSHQNGERVERYSRKVFVGGLPPDIDEDEITASFRRFGPLIVDWPHKAESKSYFPPKGYAFLLFQDESSVQALIDACIEEDGKLYLCVSSPTIKDKPVQIRPWNLSDSDFVMDGSQPLDPRKTIFVGGVPRPLRAVELAMIMDRLYGGVCYAGIDTDPELKYPKGAGRVAFSNQQSYIAAISARFVQLQHGEIDKRVEVKPYVLDDQLCDECQGARCGGKFAPFFCANVTCLQYYCEYCWAAIHSRAGREFHKPLVKEGGDRPRHISFRWN
- the CPEB4 gene encoding cytoplasmic polyadenylation element-binding protein 4 isoform X4; translated protein: MGDYGFGVLVQSNTGNKSAFPVRFHPHLQPPHHHQNATPSPAAFINNNTAANGSSAGSAWLFPAPATHNIQDEILGSEKAKSQQQEQQDPLEKQQLSPSPGQEAGILPETEKAKSEENQGDNSSENGNGKEKIRIESPVLTGFDYQEATGLGTSTQPLTSSASSLTGFSNWSAAIAPSSSTIINEDASFFHQGGVPAASANNGALLFQNFPHHVSPGFGGSFSPQIGPLSQHHPHHPHFQHHHSQHQQQRRSPASPHPPPFTHRNAAFNQLPHLANNLNKPPSPWSSYQSPSPTPSSSWSPGGGGYGGWGGSQGRDHRRGLNGGITPLNSISPLKKNFASNHIQLQKYARPSSAFAPKSWMEDSLNRADNIFPFPDRPRTFDMHSLESSLIDIMRAENDTIKGQSSLFPMEDGFLDDGRGDQPLHSGLGSPHCFSHQNGERVERYSRKVFVGGLPPDIDEDEITASFRRFGPLIVDWPHKAESKSYFPPKGYAFLLFQDESSVQALIDACIEEDGKLYLCVSSPTIKDKPVQIRPWNLSDSDFVMDGSQPLDPRKTIFVGGVPRPLRAVELAMIMDRLYGGVCYAGIDTDPELKYPKGAGRVAFSNQQSYIAAISARFVQLQHGEIDKRVEVKPYVLDDQLCDECQGARCGGKFAPFFCANVTCLQYYCEYCWAAIHSRAGREFHKPLVKEGGDRPRHISFRWN